The Thalassotalea nanhaiensis genome has a window encoding:
- a CDS encoding 2-dehydro-3-deoxygalactonokinase — MNVEYVIVADWGSSHLRAYLCQLNQQGTLTVIKSAKGTGVTKIEEQFEQHLMQVIAPWRKEFGQMPILLSGQVGSTLGWKEAPYLPCPVSLDRLATSCLTFICRGHPIYIVPGLSCEIPDKHSDVMRGEELQVLGLLLKHEKYQQGRQLICLPGTHTKWVLVDNGEIQFFKTAMTGELYDLLTSKSVLIQKKTNIFDADAFKLGVDKANSSSVGSFSHNIFSVRTKQLFGELNQGNACSYLSGLLIGSDVHAAIATEQWNISDITEVVIVGDEHLSTCFAMALESQGVQTRVVDEAEVAIAGYSGICNSLFLKDLTQTAI; from the coding sequence GTGAATGTTGAATATGTCATAGTTGCAGATTGGGGCAGTAGTCATTTGCGTGCCTATTTATGCCAACTTAATCAGCAAGGCACTTTAACAGTAATAAAATCTGCCAAAGGAACAGGTGTAACGAAGATTGAAGAACAATTTGAGCAGCACCTTATGCAGGTTATAGCGCCATGGCGGAAAGAGTTTGGACAAATGCCAATTCTCTTATCTGGCCAAGTAGGGTCAACCTTAGGCTGGAAAGAAGCACCGTATTTACCTTGTCCAGTTTCTCTTGATCGACTAGCAACCTCTTGTTTAACGTTTATATGTAGGGGCCACCCTATATACATCGTTCCCGGGCTAAGTTGTGAAATTCCTGATAAACACTCTGATGTAATGCGCGGCGAAGAATTACAAGTATTAGGCTTGTTACTTAAACATGAAAAGTATCAACAAGGTCGTCAGCTTATTTGCTTACCTGGTACGCATACTAAATGGGTACTGGTTGACAATGGCGAAATACAATTCTTTAAAACCGCAATGACCGGCGAGCTGTACGATCTGCTTACCAGTAAAAGTGTCTTAATTCAAAAGAAAACAAACATTTTTGATGCAGACGCATTCAAGCTTGGCGTTGATAAAGCCAATTCAAGCAGCGTCGGTAGCTTTAGTCACAATATTTTTAGTGTGCGTACGAAGCAACTTTTTGGCGAGTTAAATCAAGGTAATGCATGCTCTTATTTATCTGGACTACTTATTGGTAGTGATGTACATGCTGCCATCGCGACTGAGCAATGGAATATCTCTGATATTACCGAAGTTGTCATCGTTGGAGATGAACATTTAAGCACTTGCTTTGCAATGGCGCTTGAATCGCAAGGTGTACAGACGCGTGTTGTTGATGAGGCCGAAGTTGCCATCGCCGGCTATTCAGGGATATGTAATAGTTTATTTTTAAAAGATTTAACGCAAACAGCAATATAA